A part of Denitratisoma oestradiolicum genomic DNA contains:
- a CDS encoding CaiB/BaiF CoA transferase family protein, translating into MQPTVRPLSGLRVIEFTHMVMGPAMGMILADLGAEVIKIEPVKGDNTRRLLGSGAGYFPMYNRNKQSLAVDTQSEAGGALVRRLINRADVLIENFKPGGMAAQGFGYDELSRTNPGLIYCSAKGFLSGPYEHRTALDEVAQMMGGLAHMTGLPDRPMRAGASVIDVTGAMFGVIGILAALEERHRTGLGKEVKASLYETTAFLVGQHMAQYAVTGKEAPPMSVRLSAWAVYDIFEAKDGERVFIGVVSDTQWKKFCEAFRLTEFSADRSLDSNSDRVLQRERILSVLIPLFKTYSKQVLMDKLEHTGLPFAPVARPVQLFDDPHLSAEGGLVELTLPGGSTTRLPALPLEMDGQRAGCYRDLPAIGESTSEVLSSLGLTAEEICELADAGVIGLKAAL; encoded by the coding sequence ATGCAACCGACTGTTCGCCCGTTGAGTGGTTTGCGGGTCATTGAATTTACCCATATGGTCATGGGGCCGGCAATGGGAATGATCCTTGCGGATCTGGGCGCCGAGGTTATCAAGATCGAGCCGGTGAAAGGAGACAACACTCGGCGCTTACTGGGCTCGGGGGCAGGGTACTTCCCGATGTATAACCGCAACAAACAGAGCCTGGCAGTGGATACCCAGAGTGAAGCGGGAGGCGCCCTGGTGCGTCGTCTGATTAATAGGGCGGATGTTTTAATCGAGAACTTCAAGCCCGGAGGGATGGCGGCTCAGGGATTTGGCTACGATGAACTCTCGCGCACCAATCCCGGCCTGATTTATTGCTCGGCCAAAGGTTTTCTCTCCGGTCCCTACGAACATCGCACTGCGCTGGACGAGGTCGCCCAGATGATGGGCGGGCTGGCCCATATGACCGGTCTGCCGGATCGTCCAATGCGAGCGGGGGCCTCGGTGATTGATGTCACTGGGGCCATGTTCGGCGTTATCGGCATTCTGGCTGCCCTGGAAGAGCGGCACAGGACTGGTCTGGGCAAGGAGGTGAAGGCATCTCTCTATGAGACCACCGCTTTCCTTGTGGGGCAGCACATGGCCCAGTATGCAGTTACCGGCAAGGAAGCACCGCCAATGTCCGTACGTCTTTCGGCCTGGGCGGTCTATGACATTTTTGAGGCCAAGGATGGGGAGCGCGTCTTCATTGGTGTGGTGAGCGATACCCAATGGAAGAAGTTTTGCGAAGCGTTCCGGCTGACAGAATTTTCCGCTGACCGTAGTCTGGACAGCAATTCCGACCGGGTATTGCAGCGTGAACGCATTCTGTCGGTTTTGATTCCCCTGTTCAAGACCTATAGCAAGCAAGTACTAATGGATAAGTTGGAGCACACAGGGCTGCCCTTTGCACCAGTAGCGCGCCCCGTTCAGCTCTTCGATGACCCGCATCTAAGTGCAGAGGGGGGATTGGTTGAGTTGACCTTGCCGGGAGGGAGCACAACCCGCCTGCCGGCACTGCCTTTGGAGATGGATGGACAGCGAGCCGGCTGCTATCGGGACTTGCCAGCTATTGGTGAAAGTACATCTGAGGTGTTGTCCTCCTTGGGACTTACTGCAGAAGAAATCTGCGAACTGGCAGATGCCGGTGTTATCGGATTGAAGGCCGCCTTATGA
- a CDS encoding TonB-dependent receptor produces the protein MKVRKFLLCSSVVLFSDVSGAFDSVELSTVEVRAKAENLEGITSAANEGIVSSQRISAVPILRPGESLEMVPGLIVTQHTGDGKANQYLLRGFNLDHGTDFATYVGGIPVNMPTHAHGQGYTDLNFLIPELIDRVSYRKGPYYAEEGDFSSAGAAHIDYFRKIDGTLAQITVGQHGYARSLLAGSPELGGGSLLYGLELFHNDGPWEVHENYRRLNGILRYSQGTRFDGFSITGMAYKGDWTSTDQIAQRAIDSGQVNRFGTLDPTTGGKTIRYSLSGEWAKRGENSQTNANIWWLRSGLDLWSNFQYCLSDYAANGNCNTGDQFKQSERRDAVGFFISHALYDKWGGLDVTNSFGLQSRIDKIYPVGLYNTSAHTTYNTVREDSVTQRSIGFWAQNETRWTSWFRSVQGLRADAYDFSVDSNIAANSGKANDQMVTPKLSLIFGPWQKTELYLNYGHGFHSNDARGTTISSDPSNPSTSLDKVNPLVRTKGYEVGVRTEVVRGWQSTISLWQLDAASELLFVGDAGTTEPSRPSRRYGVEWTNFYRPTNWLAFDADLSWSHARFKDTAPEGDYIPGAATTTANVGVTIDHMGPWFGALRMRYCGPRPLIENNSVGSQASVLTNLRLGYRIDKRTNIALDVYNVFDRKANDIEYWYDSQLANETSSVFDRHVHPTEPRTFRVTLAHRF, from the coding sequence ATGAAAGTAAGAAAATTTTTACTTTGTTCATCCGTTGTTCTGTTCAGTGATGTATCAGGGGCGTTTGACTCAGTCGAGTTATCAACGGTCGAGGTCCGCGCCAAAGCGGAGAATCTTGAAGGAATTACGTCGGCAGCAAACGAGGGCATCGTGTCCAGTCAGCGAATTTCGGCGGTGCCGATTCTGCGCCCGGGTGAATCTCTGGAGATGGTTCCCGGGCTCATCGTCACCCAGCATACAGGTGATGGCAAAGCTAATCAGTATCTCTTGCGTGGTTTCAATCTGGACCACGGCACTGACTTTGCGACCTATGTAGGTGGTATACCGGTGAACATGCCCACACATGCTCACGGGCAAGGCTACACTGACCTGAATTTCCTCATCCCCGAGCTGATTGACCGGGTGAGCTACCGCAAAGGCCCCTACTACGCAGAAGAAGGAGACTTCTCCTCTGCCGGCGCGGCACATATCGACTACTTCCGGAAGATTGATGGAACCTTGGCCCAGATAACTGTCGGCCAGCATGGCTATGCTCGCAGTCTGCTTGCTGGCTCGCCAGAACTGGGCGGTGGCAGTCTCCTGTATGGCCTTGAATTGTTCCACAACGACGGTCCTTGGGAGGTTCACGAGAACTACCGAAGGTTGAACGGCATCCTGCGTTACAGCCAAGGGACGCGTTTTGACGGGTTTTCGATTACTGGGATGGCTTACAAGGGAGACTGGACCTCCACCGACCAGATTGCCCAAAGAGCCATCGACAGCGGTCAAGTCAATCGCTTCGGGACACTGGACCCAACAACCGGGGGCAAAACCATCCGTTACAGCCTGTCGGGAGAGTGGGCTAAGCGGGGCGAGAACAGTCAGACCAACGCCAACATCTGGTGGCTACGTTCCGGCCTCGACCTCTGGTCGAACTTCCAGTATTGCCTGAGCGATTACGCTGCAAATGGCAACTGCAATACCGGCGACCAGTTCAAACAGTCTGAACGTCGAGATGCCGTTGGTTTCTTCATCTCTCATGCGCTCTATGATAAATGGGGGGGGCTGGATGTCACGAACTCCTTTGGTCTTCAGAGCCGAATCGACAAAATTTATCCTGTCGGTCTGTACAACACATCGGCTCATACCACCTACAACACGGTTCGTGAAGACAGCGTGACCCAGCGCAGCATAGGGTTCTGGGCTCAGAATGAAACTCGCTGGACCTCGTGGTTCCGTTCTGTGCAGGGGTTGCGTGCAGACGCCTACGATTTTTCGGTAGATTCCAATATCGCTGCCAACTCCGGGAAAGCTAACGACCAGATGGTCACGCCGAAGCTGTCGCTGATATTTGGTCCCTGGCAGAAGACGGAGTTGTACCTCAACTACGGACATGGCTTCCACTCTAACGATGCACGCGGTACTACGATTTCCTCGGACCCGAGCAATCCAAGTACATCGCTCGATAAAGTCAATCCGCTGGTTCGCACCAAAGGCTACGAAGTCGGTGTTCGCACTGAGGTTGTCCGAGGGTGGCAATCCACCATCTCGTTGTGGCAACTGGATGCCGCTTCAGAGCTGTTGTTCGTAGGTGATGCGGGCACGACTGAGCCATCGCGCCCCTCGCGCCGCTATGGGGTAGAGTGGACCAACTTCTATAGACCGACCAATTGGCTGGCTTTCGATGCAGACTTGAGTTGGTCTCATGCTCGGTTCAAAGATACGGCACCTGAGGGAGATTACATTCCGGGCGCTGCGACCACGACTGCCAATGTTGGCGTTACGATCGACCATATGGGGCCATGGTTCGGTGCGTTGCGGATGCGATACTGTGGACCTCGTCCGTTGATTGAAAACAATTCGGTTGGGTCACAGGCTTCTGTGCTGACCAATTTGCGCCTTGGTTATCGCATCGACAAGCGAACCAACATTGCGCTTGATGTCTATAACGTGTTCGACCGTAAGGCGAACGACATCGAGTATTGGTATGACTCACAACTGGCGAATGAAACTAGTTCGGTTTTTGACCGCCACGTTCATCCGACTGAACCACGGACGTTCAGAGTAACGCTTGCTCATCGATTTTAG
- a CDS encoding alpha/beta fold hydrolase, protein MKKAYIDLPEGQMHYRTAGDGPPLLLLHQAPLCSLEWEKVIPQLARNYQVIAPDMMGHGNSDDPPREFEMEDFTRTTLQFMDALGIKRAILGGNHSGAALALSIAVNHPERVSHLILSCEMLVTREEIDAFLEKIKNTPMSRDLPMDDQGKFLVEAWGRYKLLAPTASPATRFLPFVIGQEARLRPFDAHYAVLRWLRKADRMPQIQCPTLVFGPENDLFFNIPRMNSALTRIADCQTVIIKDAGAMCAFEKPTELASAIQNFISASMPR, encoded by the coding sequence GTGAAAAAAGCTTATATCGACCTTCCGGAAGGACAAATGCATTACCGTACGGCCGGAGATGGCCCCCCCCTGCTGTTGCTTCATCAGGCACCTTTGTGCTCTCTTGAATGGGAGAAGGTCATTCCCCAATTGGCCAGGAATTACCAGGTCATCGCCCCCGACATGATGGGGCACGGCAATTCCGACGACCCGCCCCGCGAGTTTGAAATGGAGGACTTCACCCGAACTACTCTGCAGTTTATGGATGCGCTCGGTATCAAACGCGCCATCCTTGGGGGCAACCACTCTGGTGCAGCCCTCGCCCTTTCGATTGCAGTCAATCATCCAGAACGGGTTAGCCACCTGATCCTTTCCTGTGAAATGCTGGTCACTCGAGAGGAAATCGATGCCTTCCTGGAAAAAATCAAGAACACACCTATGTCTCGGGATCTCCCCATGGATGACCAAGGCAAGTTTCTGGTCGAAGCCTGGGGGCGATACAAACTGCTGGCCCCGACCGCATCCCCTGCCACTCGTTTCCTCCCTTTCGTTATCGGTCAGGAGGCCAGGCTAAGGCCCTTTGACGCGCATTACGCCGTGCTGCGCTGGCTTCGAAAAGCCGATCGGATGCCCCAGATTCAGTGCCCAACGCTGGTTTTCGGCCCTGAAAATGATCTGTTTTTCAACATCCCACGCATGAATTCCGCACTCACCCGAATTGCCGACTGCCAGACGGTGATCATCAAAGATGCCGGTGCCATGTGTGCCTTCGAAAAACCTACAGAATTGGCATCCGCCATCCAGAACTTTATATCAGCCTCAATGCCTCGTTAA
- a CDS encoding zinc-dependent alcohol dehydrogenase family protein, whose protein sequence is MRAYEMGSQSGLPSLQMAERPDLIPGPDEVVLKVRSVCLNHRDLLALSGAYGAKRPSNRIPVSDGIGEVLAVGADVVNIQVGSRMICDHFVSWLDGPWSPNYLNRDLGISLDGWLAEQILVPANALVPVPDELSDEQAAPMAAAGLTAWNAVVEFGHIKAGDLVLALGTGGVSLMALNIAKLHGARVAVTSSSDEKLAMVRAMGADLTINYKTHPDWAHVLMNANNGIGADIVIENGGIATLSQSIAAAAPNARIALIGALAGNSDPALPNLNSIVVKNLILKGITVGNRRTLVDFVRAAAANRMSSVISRVFSFDEAAAAYAYLHAGDHIGKIMIRMF, encoded by the coding sequence ATGAGAGCCTATGAAATGGGCAGCCAGTCGGGGTTACCGTCACTACAAATGGCTGAGCGACCAGACCTGATACCCGGTCCTGACGAGGTGGTTCTAAAGGTTCGTTCAGTATGCCTGAATCACAGGGATCTCCTGGCCCTGTCTGGGGCCTACGGCGCCAAACGCCCCAGCAACCGGATTCCGGTATCCGACGGTATCGGAGAGGTCCTGGCAGTGGGAGCCGACGTGGTAAACATTCAGGTTGGCAGTCGCATGATATGTGACCATTTCGTAAGCTGGTTAGACGGCCCGTGGTCGCCCAATTACCTCAACCGCGATCTCGGCATCAGCCTTGATGGCTGGCTGGCGGAACAGATTCTGGTACCTGCCAATGCCTTGGTTCCCGTGCCGGATGAACTCTCGGACGAGCAAGCTGCTCCCATGGCGGCGGCTGGCCTGACCGCCTGGAATGCCGTAGTGGAGTTTGGCCACATCAAGGCAGGGGATTTGGTCCTCGCCTTGGGTACCGGCGGAGTTTCCCTTATGGCCCTGAATATCGCCAAACTTCATGGTGCCCGCGTCGCCGTCACCTCGTCCAGCGACGAGAAACTCGCCATGGTGCGAGCCATGGGCGCCGACCTTACCATCAACTACAAAACCCATCCGGACTGGGCTCATGTGCTCATGAATGCCAACAATGGTATCGGAGCCGATATCGTCATCGAAAATGGAGGCATCGCCACCTTGAGCCAGTCCATCGCGGCAGCCGCCCCCAATGCTCGCATTGCTTTGATTGGTGCTCTTGCCGGCAATAGCGACCCCGCCCTTCCCAACCTGAACAGCATCGTCGTCAAAAACCTGATCCTGAAGGGGATTACTGTCGGTAATCGTCGCACCCTGGTCGACTTTGTCCGGGCGGCCGCTGCCAATCGGATGTCGTCAGTCATCAGCCGCGTCTTCTCCTTTGATGAGGCAGCAGCGGCCTACGCCTACCTGCACGCCGGCGACCATATCGGCAAGATCATGATCCGAATGTTTTGA
- a CDS encoding HoxN/HupN/NixA family nickel/cobalt transporter, translated as MEDFPQGFPALCLLAFVLGMKHGLDPDHLATIDGLTRFNASDKPSLAKRCGMLFSLGHGSVVIMIAISVSLFAQSWVVPEWLELTGVWISIGFLAALGWINLHAVLSTPLHTVYAPVGLKGRWLGRLSNTDRPGLIALVGALFALSFDTISQAALFAVTGAHFGGAQHAIILGLLFTLGMLATDGLNGLFIYRLLRRADRQALLSSRIVGMVIGLISLGIACFGAARYIFPPVSHWSEGREMILGLCLTGLVSFTVFLVPKIQHFPRHPER; from the coding sequence ATGGAAGATTTTCCGCAAGGTTTCCCTGCACTCTGCTTGCTTGCCTTTGTGCTGGGTATGAAGCACGGTCTTGATCCCGATCATCTGGCGACCATCGATGGACTGACACGTTTCAATGCCAGCGATAAACCCAGTCTGGCAAAACGTTGCGGCATGCTATTTTCGCTTGGTCATGGCAGCGTGGTAATCATGATCGCCATCTCCGTCAGCCTGTTCGCCCAGTCCTGGGTTGTGCCTGAGTGGCTGGAATTGACCGGCGTCTGGATTTCCATCGGGTTTCTTGCAGCCCTTGGATGGATCAATCTCCATGCTGTGCTTTCCACTCCACTACATACCGTCTATGCGCCGGTGGGGCTGAAAGGCCGCTGGTTGGGCAGGCTGAGCAATACGGATCGTCCCGGGCTGATCGCCTTGGTGGGGGCACTGTTTGCCCTATCCTTTGACACCATCAGCCAAGCGGCGCTCTTTGCCGTTACCGGTGCTCATTTCGGTGGTGCCCAGCATGCCATCATTTTGGGGCTGCTGTTCACTCTTGGCATGTTGGCCACCGATGGACTTAATGGTCTGTTTATCTATCGCTTGCTACGCAGGGCCGATCGCCAAGCACTGCTCTCTTCCCGAATTGTCGGCATGGTGATCGGTCTGATCAGTCTAGGCATTGCCTGCTTCGGTGCTGCTCGCTATATCTTCCCGCCGGTGAGTCACTGGAGCGAAGGCCGAGAAATGATATTGGGCCTTTGCTTGACCGGACTGGTCTCCTTTACTGTGTTTCTCGTGCCAAAAATCCAACATTTCCCTCGCCACCCTGAGCGTTAG
- a CDS encoding hydroxymethylglutaryl-CoA lyase: MDGSSSVDILISEVGPRDGLQSISTILDADRKCQWIQAEAAAGVREIEVGSFVSPKLLPQLADTAEVVAFARQIPGLTVAVLVPNLRGALGALAAGAHKLTLPLSVSETHSLKNVNRTHLQMLDEARGIAAAIRELPATDRPKFEGGLSTAFGCTLEGQISERKVVELAVALIEAGCDEVGLSDTTGYGNPRQVKALTQAIWREIGEERLTGIHLHNTRGQGLANVMAALDVGLTTIDASLGGMGGCPFAPGASGNIVTEDLVYLLEAMGLRTGIDLNQLLAVRRKVDQWLPAKDMHGFVAHAGLPRGFSSPTLTPGAGNPATAQ, from the coding sequence ATGGACGGTAGCAGTTCAGTCGATATCCTGATCAGCGAAGTAGGGCCAAGGGATGGTTTGCAGAGTATTTCGACCATCCTGGATGCTGATCGCAAGTGCCAGTGGATTCAGGCCGAGGCTGCGGCCGGGGTGCGCGAAATAGAGGTCGGCTCCTTTGTATCTCCCAAACTTCTGCCGCAACTTGCGGATACTGCGGAGGTGGTGGCCTTTGCCCGCCAAATTCCGGGGCTTACCGTGGCTGTGCTGGTCCCCAATTTGCGAGGTGCTCTGGGGGCATTGGCAGCGGGGGCTCACAAACTGACGTTGCCTTTGTCGGTCAGCGAGACCCATAGTCTGAAAAATGTTAACCGCACCCATCTTCAAATGCTTGATGAGGCACGTGGCATCGCAGCCGCGATTCGCGAATTGCCTGCGACAGATCGTCCAAAGTTCGAGGGCGGATTGTCCACAGCCTTTGGCTGCACCCTAGAAGGCCAGATTTCTGAGCGCAAAGTGGTCGAATTGGCCGTGGCGCTGATCGAGGCGGGATGTGACGAGGTCGGGCTTTCCGATACCACCGGTTACGGTAACCCGCGCCAAGTGAAAGCGTTGACCCAGGCCATCTGGCGTGAAATCGGTGAAGAGCGACTGACCGGCATCCACCTGCACAACACCCGAGGTCAGGGACTCGCTAACGTCATGGCTGCTTTGGATGTGGGACTAACCACGATTGACGCTTCCCTGGGGGGCATGGGGGGGTGTCCCTTCGCGCCCGGGGCGAGCGGCAACATTGTTACCGAGGACTTGGTCTATCTCCTGGAGGCGATGGGGCTGCGTACCGGAATCGATCTGAATCAGCTCTTGGCAGTACGCCGTAAGGTAGATCAGTGGCTGCCTGCAAAAGATATGCATGGTTTTGTGGCCCATGCCGGGCTGCCCAGAGGGTTTTCCTCACCAACGCTTACGCCTGGCGCAGGCAATCCCGCCACCGCACAGTAA
- a CDS encoding polysaccharide deacetylase family protein has product MTADAQLLNYPMRRYGMDHDRYTWDMLTNRSPIRWPGDKRLALWVQVNAQFFPLNPTGKPVAIPGNMTMPYPDLRHYTLRDYGHRVGIYRFLKAFEQYGVVPTYAINARLAQHYPGLVAELADGAGEIIGHSWSMDTAHAGGLMEEDERQLIARSLDVLGQSVGKPIRGWLSPGKLQSQNTPDLLAEAGIEYFCDWVNDELPYRFNTRGGSLWSMPLSTEIEDRFLIMDNLHSAESWAQQVMDACDYLSQESAHQGGRILALTLHPWVLGQPHRISQLERVLEYVSSQTHVWSASAGEILADFVAQENDIASPRGTT; this is encoded by the coding sequence ATGACCGCTGACGCACAGCTGTTGAACTACCCAATGCGCCGCTATGGCATGGACCATGATCGCTATACCTGGGACATGCTTACAAACCGGTCGCCTATCCGGTGGCCGGGCGACAAACGTCTGGCGCTCTGGGTACAGGTGAATGCTCAATTTTTTCCCTTGAATCCCACGGGCAAGCCAGTCGCCATTCCCGGCAACATGACGATGCCTTATCCGGATCTTCGGCACTACACCCTTCGGGACTATGGTCATCGTGTAGGGATTTACCGTTTCTTGAAGGCTTTCGAACAATATGGCGTAGTACCTACCTACGCCATCAATGCCCGGCTGGCGCAGCATTATCCCGGTTTGGTGGCCGAACTGGCTGATGGCGCCGGCGAGATTATCGGACACTCCTGGAGCATGGATACGGCGCATGCTGGTGGTTTGATGGAGGAGGACGAACGGCAACTGATCGCCCGGTCCTTGGATGTTCTCGGCCAGAGTGTGGGGAAACCCATCCGTGGATGGTTGAGTCCAGGCAAGCTTCAAAGCCAGAATACACCGGATCTTCTGGCCGAAGCGGGCATCGAATATTTCTGCGATTGGGTCAATGATGAACTGCCCTACCGCTTCAATACCCGAGGCGGCAGTCTTTGGTCGATGCCTCTTAGCACCGAGATCGAGGATCGCTTCCTCATCATGGACAACCTGCACTCGGCCGAAAGCTGGGCCCAGCAGGTAATGGATGCATGTGATTACCTGAGCCAGGAATCAGCGCATCAGGGAGGACGCATTTTGGCGCTGACCCTGCATCCCTGGGTGCTGGGTCAGCCGCATCGAATAAGTCAGTTGGAGCGGGTACTCGAATATGTCAGCAGTCAGACCCATGTCTGGAGTGCTTCGGCCGGAGAGATTCTGGCGGATTTCGTTGCCCAGGAGAATGACATCGCATCTCCCAGGGGAACGACTTGA
- a CDS encoding polysaccharide deacetylase family protein gives MKETLSYYDYQAYRGRPKIVWPNGARLAFWVAPNIEFYELNPPANPKRQPWPHPYPAVPGYSIRDYGNRVGHMRQMRLLDKYGIRGSISLSAALCQHHPEIIELCRERDWEFFSHGIYNTRYTYGMSEEEERAMILDSMETIEQAVGTKPLGYLAPALSHSEVTLDLFAELGGLYTCDLFHDDQPTPLRVRSGRQFVSVPYSLEMNDTIAYVVNKVEPRHYGQMLKDCFDRLYQEGAESGTVMCIPTHNYQVSCPHRMRAFEEALEYITGHSDVWVTTGREIARYYADQYWMDPCSNSAAAASTEITHDR, from the coding sequence ATGAAGGAAACCCTGAGTTACTACGATTACCAAGCCTATCGTGGCCGGCCGAAGATCGTCTGGCCCAATGGCGCGAGACTGGCCTTCTGGGTCGCGCCCAATATTGAGTTCTACGAACTCAATCCTCCAGCGAACCCCAAGCGCCAGCCCTGGCCTCATCCCTATCCGGCGGTTCCGGGGTATTCCATTCGTGATTATGGCAATCGTGTCGGCCACATGCGACAAATGCGTTTGCTGGATAAGTACGGAATTCGTGGCTCCATTTCCTTGTCCGCAGCGCTCTGCCAGCATCACCCCGAGATCATCGAACTGTGCCGGGAAAGGGATTGGGAATTCTTTTCCCATGGCATTTACAACACCCGATACACCTACGGCATGAGCGAAGAGGAAGAACGGGCGATGATTCTGGATTCCATGGAGACCATAGAGCAAGCCGTCGGGACAAAGCCTCTGGGTTATTTGGCGCCCGCCTTATCTCACAGTGAAGTCACACTGGACCTTTTTGCCGAGCTGGGCGGGTTGTATACCTGCGACCTGTTTCACGACGACCAACCGACGCCCCTGCGAGTGCGCAGTGGGCGCCAGTTCGTCTCGGTGCCCTATTCACTGGAGATGAACGACACCATTGCCTATGTAGTCAACAAGGTGGAACCACGGCACTACGGCCAGATGCTGAAGGACTGCTTCGATCGCCTCTATCAGGAAGGCGCCGAGTCGGGAACCGTGATGTGTATTCCTACCCACAACTATCAGGTCAGCTGTCCCCATCGGATGCGGGCTTTTGAGGAAGCTCTGGAGTACATAACGGGTCACTCCGATGTTTGGGTAACAACCGGCCGGGAGATCGCACGCTACTACGCCGATCAGTACTGGATGGATCCATGCAGCAACAGTGCTGCCGCCGCTTCGACGGAGATCACTCATGACCGCTGA
- a CDS encoding isochorismatase family protein, producing the protein MSNKTARELWLEVKANPNRARFGFGRRAALVNIDLQKAYTKIDEFKTAYETDPHQLDYVNSLAAQFRQLNWPVIWTYVAYMDSGEDAGVWGTRTNTPDSLQNIKFKSRRSEFDDRLRINRQQDVIYCKKMPSAFFETQLQSLLVWHQVDTVILTGGSTSGCIRATAVDSLSRGYRTIVPEECVADKHESYHYANLTDLMLKYADVVSVSDVSAWLTQQGADRGNLA; encoded by the coding sequence ATGTCTAATAAGACAGCACGAGAACTCTGGCTCGAAGTAAAAGCTAATCCCAATCGGGCCCGATTCGGCTTCGGTCGCCGTGCGGCTCTGGTTAATATCGATCTGCAAAAGGCGTATACCAAGATTGATGAATTCAAAACCGCCTACGAGACCGATCCCCATCAGTTGGACTACGTCAATAGCTTGGCCGCTCAATTCCGCCAATTGAACTGGCCGGTAATCTGGACCTATGTGGCCTACATGGACTCTGGCGAGGACGCCGGCGTCTGGGGTACCCGTACCAATACACCGGACTCCCTGCAAAACATCAAATTCAAATCCCGTCGGTCGGAGTTCGACGACCGCCTACGGATCAACCGTCAGCAGGATGTAATCTACTGCAAGAAAATGCCTTCGGCTTTTTTTGAGACCCAGCTGCAATCCTTGTTGGTCTGGCATCAGGTTGATACGGTAATCCTGACTGGAGGTTCCACCTCAGGCTGCATTCGGGCCACGGCTGTGGATTCCCTTTCCCGTGGCTACCGAACCATCGTGCCGGAAGAGTGTGTAGCGGATAAGCACGAAAGCTATCACTACGCCAACCTTACCGACCTGATGCTGAAGTATGCCGATGTGGTGAGCGTGTCAGATGTCTCTGCCTGGCTGACTCAGCAGGGGGCGGACCGGGGGAATCTCGCATGA